The Thermodesulfovibrionia bacterium genome contains a region encoding:
- a CDS encoding dihydropteroate synthase, with translation MIIIGEKISIIAKKVREAMNSRDPKPIQELAMAQWKAGAHIIDVNIGPAEVNGEDLMTWMVQSIQEKVSAPLCLDTTNASALEAGLKAHNNQWGKPLINSTSNDPERFIMLELAAKYNSQIIALTVGKGGLPADADDRMVIASEIMARAEDLGVPMEDIYLDPLILQVCTTQDQAKHALNAVRMFKELNMKSVVGLSNISNGVPKTMRSLIDRVYLSLLMYEGLSSAIMNPLDKDLMDVVKTTEVFLGDTLYADSYLEM, from the coding sequence ATGATCATAATTGGTGAAAAAATCAGCATAATCGCAAAGAAAGTCAGGGAGGCTATGAACAGCCGCGACCCTAAGCCGATACAGGAACTTGCAATGGCGCAGTGGAAGGCAGGCGCGCATATTATCGATGTCAATATCGGCCCTGCTGAAGTGAATGGCGAAGACCTCATGACATGGATGGTTCAGAGCATACAGGAGAAGGTTTCAGCCCCGCTCTGCCTTGACACAACAAACGCATCAGCGCTTGAAGCAGGACTTAAAGCCCATAATAACCAGTGGGGAAAACCCCTTATCAACTCTACTTCAAATGATCCTGAAAGGTTCATAATGCTTGAGCTTGCAGCAAAATACAACTCGCAGATAATAGCCCTGACAGTCGGCAAGGGCGGGCTTCCTGCTGACGCTGACGACAGGATGGTCATTGCTTCAGAGATTATGGCAAGGGCTGAAGACCTCGGCGTTCCGATGGAGGACATCTACCTTGACCCGCTCATACTTCAGGTCTGCACAACACAGGATCAGGCCAAACACGCACTTAACGCGGTCAGGATGTTCAAAGAGCTCAATATGAAATCAGTTGTCGGGTTAAGCAATATATCCAACGGAGTGCCGAAGACTATGAGAAGCCTTATAGACAGGGTATATCTGTCGCTGCTCATGTATGAGGGCCTTTCATCAGCGATTATGAACCCTCTTGATAAAGACCTGATGGACGTGGTCAAGACAACAGAGGTCTTTCTCGGAGACACACTATACGCTGATTCATATCTTGAAATGTAA
- the thyX gene encoding FAD-dependent thymidylate synthase gives MSQAKLKVILLRHTPNPEETVAMAAKLCYSPSGIESLKGKIEKKDQKEFVEKLMNMGHMSPIEHASFTFAIEGISRACSHQLVRHRLASYSQQSQRYVNEEAGFDYIIPETIKNDKELKRIFIDFMNNAQKAYNTIVKKLNENGTKGEAANQDARFVLPNAAETKIIVTMNARELQHFFKQRCCNRAQWEIRAMAEKMLNLVKKVSPVIFQRSGPPCLYAPCPEGSYTCGKIKEVRAKYKVKSKE, from the coding sequence ATGTCTCAGGCTAAATTAAAAGTCATTCTTCTTCGCCATACCCCGAACCCTGAAGAGACTGTCGCAATGGCGGCAAAGCTCTGCTACAGCCCTTCTGGTATTGAGTCTTTAAAGGGAAAGATAGAGAAGAAAGATCAGAAAGAGTTTGTTGAGAAACTGATGAACATGGGGCACATGAGCCCTATCGAGCACGCATCATTCACATTTGCCATAGAGGGGATATCAAGGGCATGCTCGCACCAGCTTGTAAGGCACCGCCTCGCTTCATACTCACAGCAGTCGCAGAGGTATGTAAATGAAGAGGCTGGATTTGATTACATAATTCCTGAGACTATAAAAAATGATAAAGAACTGAAGCGCATCTTTATTGACTTCATGAACAATGCCCAGAAGGCTTACAACACGATAGTGAAGAAGCTGAATGAGAATGGCACTAAAGGCGAGGCCGCAAATCAGGACGCGAGGTTTGTGCTTCCGAACGCTGCTGAGACAAAGATAATCGTGACGATGAACGCAAGAGAGCTCCAGCACTTCTTCAAACAGAGATGCTGCAACCGCGCCCAGTGGGAGATAAGGGCGATGGCAGAGAAGATGCTCAACCTTGTTAAAAAGGTTTCCCCTGTTATCTTCCAGAGATCCGGCCCCCCATGCCTCTACGCCCCCTGCCCCGAAGGTTCTTATACCTGCGGGAAGATAAAGGAAGTCAGGGCTAAATATAAGGTTAAGTCTAAGGAATAA
- a CDS encoding AAA family ATPase, whose translation MSYTIAFAGKGGTGKTTLAALTIRYLIEKKAKPVLAVDADSNACLNESLGVSVHATIGDLREQSLEAIRGKGARPGGMSSEQLFDYQVQQSIIEADSFDLLVMGRPEGPGCYCAANNIIRKYTDKLSDDYSYVVLDNEAGMEHLSRRTTHKVDLLLMVSDPTKKGIQTIKRINALADDLKLEAGKRVIIVNRVSDQDFETVKNLISEIGMPVENIFNIPDDENIFKFDLGGKPVFDLPADSKSIAALFKILDSLNIP comes from the coding sequence ATGTCATACACTATCGCATTTGCAGGAAAAGGCGGGACCGGCAAGACTACGCTGGCCGCGCTTACAATTCGTTATCTGATCGAGAAGAAGGCAAAGCCTGTGCTTGCTGTTGACGCGGACAGCAACGCGTGCCTCAACGAATCGCTTGGAGTTTCTGTACACGCAACCATCGGTGACCTGCGGGAGCAGTCGCTTGAAGCGATACGCGGCAAAGGCGCCCGTCCCGGAGGCATGAGCTCTGAGCAGTTATTCGACTACCAGGTTCAGCAGTCTATAATTGAAGCAGATAGTTTTGACCTGCTGGTAATGGGCAGGCCTGAAGGCCCCGGCTGCTACTGTGCCGCCAACAATATAATAAGGAAGTACACAGACAAACTCTCTGACGACTACAGCTATGTTGTACTCGACAATGAGGCAGGCATGGAACATCTGAGCAGAAGGACTACCCACAAGGTTGACCTGCTCTTGATGGTCAGCGACCCTACAAAAAAGGGAATCCAGACGATAAAGCGCATCAACGCGCTTGCTGATGACCTGAAGCTTGAAGCAGGAAAGCGGGTTATAATAGTAAACAGAGTTTCTGATCAAGACTTTGAAACCGTTAAAAACCTGATCAGCGAGATCGGCATGCCTGTAGAAAACATCTTCAATATTCCTGATGATGAGAATATCTTTAAATTTGATCTTGGCGGAAAACCTGTCTTTGATCTGCCCGCAGATTCTAAATCAATTGCTGCTCTGTTTAAGATACTGGATTCACTGAATATCCCTTAA
- the acsC gene encoding acetyl-CoA decarbonylase/synthase complex subunit gamma, which translates to MALSGIQIFKLLPKTNCKKCGFPTCLAFAMKLAQGGIELSLCPDISEEAKKSLGDASAPPIKSFSLGTGELAVKMGAEGVLFRHDKKFYNPCALALNIKDSLSDAELSAKAAEVAGSELDRVGQQLRIDAISIECVSNDSAKYEAAVKLVASKAPNAALILNCSNASIAGPAAKAVAARMPLLYCATADNAEAMAAIAKENNIPLAIKADGLDALSALSEKVQALGVENIVLDSGANTAGAILGNNTQIRRAALKKGFKPLGFPIINNVVRDDSMLETTIASVAILKYASIVVLSSIEQWKNLALYTLRQNIYTDPQVPMQVKQAIYEVGGPTADSPLMITTNFSLTYFIVSGEVENSKVPSWLAVMDCEGLSVLTAWAAGKFIASKIATFIQESGIGDKVSKKELIIPGQVAILSGALEDKLEGWKITVGPREANALPTYLKSR; encoded by the coding sequence ATGGCACTGTCAGGCATTCAGATATTCAAACTCTTACCGAAAACAAACTGCAAAAAATGCGGCTTCCCCACATGCCTTGCATTTGCGATGAAGCTTGCACAGGGCGGTATCGAGCTCTCCTTATGCCCGGACATTTCAGAAGAAGCGAAGAAGAGCCTCGGAGACGCTTCAGCCCCGCCGATAAAGAGCTTCAGCCTCGGCACAGGCGAACTTGCAGTCAAGATGGGCGCTGAGGGCGTGCTCTTCAGGCATGACAAAAAATTCTATAACCCCTGCGCTCTTGCATTGAATATCAAAGACAGCCTCAGCGACGCCGAACTCTCTGCAAAGGCAGCTGAAGTGGCAGGCTCAGAGCTGGACCGTGTAGGACAGCAGCTCAGGATAGATGCTATATCTATTGAGTGCGTTTCAAATGATAGCGCTAAATATGAAGCAGCTGTAAAACTTGTTGCATCAAAGGCGCCGAATGCAGCATTGATACTCAACTGCAGCAACGCCTCAATAGCAGGGCCGGCGGCAAAGGCTGTCGCAGCCAGAATGCCCCTGCTCTACTGCGCAACCGCTGATAATGCTGAAGCAATGGCAGCTATAGCAAAAGAGAACAACATACCTCTCGCCATTAAAGCTGACGGGCTTGATGCCTTAAGCGCCCTGTCTGAAAAGGTACAGGCGCTCGGCGTTGAGAATATCGTTCTTGATTCAGGTGCAAATACAGCCGGAGCCATACTTGGGAACAACACCCAGATAAGGCGCGCAGCCTTAAAGAAGGGATTCAAGCCTCTTGGTTTCCCTATCATTAATAATGTTGTTAGAGACGATTCCATGTTAGAGACAACCATAGCGTCTGTTGCTATTTTGAAATATGCCTCTATCGTTGTGCTGAGCAGCATAGAGCAGTGGAAGAACCTTGCACTGTACACATTAAGGCAGAATATTTATACCGACCCGCAGGTTCCTATGCAGGTCAAACAGGCTATATATGAGGTCGGCGGGCCTACTGCTGACTCACCGCTGATGATAACGACCAACTTCTCGCTTACCTACTTCATAGTCTCAGGAGAGGTTGAGAACAGCAAGGTCCCGAGCTGGCTTGCGGTAATGGACTGCGAAGGGCTCTCAGTTCTTACGGCATGGGCAGCCGGGAAGTTCATAGCATCAAAGATCGCTACCTTCATACAGGAGAGCGGTATCGGTGATAAAGTCAGCAAGAAAGAGCTTATCATTCCCGGGCAGGTCGCGATACTGAGCGGCGCGCTTGAGGATAAACTTGAAGGATGGAAGATAACGGTCGGCCCGAGAGAGGCCAACGCGCTTCCTACATATCTTAAGTCAAGGTAA
- the nuoE gene encoding NADH-quinone oxidoreductase subunit NuoE: MNLKVDETIGHIREVISEKDKKRGILIHTFQKVQHEMNYLPEDALKMISEKLDIPLSEVYSTASFYKQFYFTPRGKKIVKVCTGTACHVRGASAVMNKLEEEFKIKEGETTPDLSMTLETVGCIGCCGLAPVATVNEDIIGEIDRKKIAAIIDLIKSE, from the coding sequence ATGAATCTCAAGGTTGATGAGACCATAGGCCATATCAGAGAGGTCATCTCGGAGAAGGACAAGAAGAGAGGCATTCTCATACATACATTTCAGAAGGTGCAGCATGAGATGAACTACCTTCCGGAAGATGCGCTTAAGATGATCTCGGAGAAGCTTGATATTCCTCTTTCCGAGGTCTACAGCACAGCGTCATTTTATAAACAGTTTTACTTCACCCCGCGCGGAAAGAAGATAGTCAAGGTATGCACAGGCACAGCGTGCCACGTCAGAGGCGCGTCTGCGGTCATGAATAAACTGGAAGAAGAATTCAAGATCAAAGAGGGCGAGACAACCCCTGACCTCTCCATGACGCTTGAGACGGTAGGGTGCATAGGATGCTGCGGCCTTGCCCCTGTCGCGACTGTCAATGAAGACATCATAGGCGAGATAGACAGGAAGAAGATAGCAGCGATAATCGACCTTATAAAAAGCGAATAA
- the acsB gene encoding acetyl-CoA decarbonylase/synthase complex subunit alpha/beta: protein MSKIIASAVIRASHEIVKRTEDMLEKAIAEKGKDFVFEFPDTAYHLPMIYGMTGFKVKTLADMKVALGMAKEQLHSLPDETIWKPYLGEALDSGMATLFAEEIYLALRYINGLEPVTDPETNFTYNGFITDTIQRNLGIQLVDGRMPGFAAILGAAPDEETAVKIVRELQEKNILVFLSGQSKDKNGKLTNVTRQLLNQKVELGWDTYIVALGPDTEHTLYALSWALRAPMIFGGNKAGDYKTLLKYSKDRIFAFALVLGELNDLKWATGAGAINMGYPAICDTDIPVIHPTGVCTYEEVEKEFDHTKIVQKAIEVRGLKVTVAKPPIPIAYGPAFEGERIRKEDMFIEFGGQRTPAFEWVRTKELNEIEDGKVTIVGTDVEARYNAGGMMPLAIVVDVAGRKMQNDFEAIIERKFHHNINEAQGLWHMGQRDIVWMRVSKQAYNDGITLEHLGIIQATMAKHRFNSIVDKVQVTLYVDEKDVLELQDQARATYKERDHRLAGLTDESVDTFYSCLLCQSFAPSHVCVISPERLGLCGAYNWLDCKAAFEISPTGGNQPILKGEATDAMKGRWTGVDDYLKANSGGAIETLNLYTIMDNPMTSCGCFECIIALIPEANGVMIVNRGYSGMTPAGMKFSTLAGAVGGGMQNPGFMGIGVNFVTSKKFLYADGGIKRIVWMSKNLKERVAEEFKELAKEAGAPDLFDKIADESIAEDSEKLLEYLSSVGHPALEMDPMF from the coding sequence ATGTCAAAGATTATAGCCTCTGCAGTTATACGGGCTTCCCACGAGATTGTAAAGAGAACAGAGGATATGCTTGAGAAGGCTATCGCTGAAAAGGGAAAGGACTTTGTATTCGAATTCCCTGATACCGCGTACCACCTTCCAATGATCTACGGCATGACCGGCTTCAAGGTTAAGACACTCGCGGACATGAAGGTCGCACTCGGAATGGCAAAGGAGCAGCTTCACTCACTTCCGGATGAAACCATATGGAAACCATATCTCGGAGAGGCGCTTGACTCCGGCATGGCAACCCTCTTTGCTGAAGAGATATATCTTGCGCTCAGATATATCAACGGGCTTGAGCCTGTGACAGACCCTGAGACGAACTTTACCTATAACGGTTTTATCACTGACACCATCCAGAGGAACCTCGGCATACAGCTCGTTGACGGAAGGATGCCCGGCTTTGCCGCTATCCTCGGCGCTGCTCCTGATGAAGAGACCGCCGTCAAGATAGTGAGAGAGCTTCAGGAGAAGAACATACTTGTATTTCTCTCAGGCCAGTCAAAGGACAAGAACGGCAAACTTACGAATGTTACCAGGCAGCTTCTGAACCAGAAGGTCGAGCTTGGATGGGACACATATATAGTCGCATTGGGCCCTGATACAGAACATACGCTTTATGCTCTCAGCTGGGCATTAAGAGCTCCGATGATCTTCGGCGGAAACAAGGCAGGCGATTATAAGACCCTGCTGAAATACTCCAAAGACAGGATATTCGCATTCGCACTTGTACTCGGCGAACTTAATGACCTCAAGTGGGCAACCGGAGCAGGCGCGATAAACATGGGCTACCCTGCCATCTGCGACACTGACATACCTGTCATTCATCCGACCGGAGTATGTACATATGAAGAGGTTGAAAAAGAGTTCGACCATACCAAGATAGTCCAGAAGGCGATAGAGGTCAGAGGACTCAAGGTCACTGTTGCCAAGCCCCCGATACCAATTGCATACGGCCCTGCTTTTGAGGGCGAGAGGATCAGGAAGGAAGATATGTTCATCGAGTTCGGCGGCCAGCGCACTCCTGCATTTGAGTGGGTCAGGACAAAAGAGCTTAATGAGATCGAGGACGGCAAGGTCACTATCGTCGGCACTGATGTCGAAGCGAGATATAATGCAGGCGGCATGATGCCTCTTGCTATTGTCGTTGATGTGGCAGGAAGAAAGATGCAGAATGACTTTGAAGCCATCATCGAAAGAAAGTTTCACCACAATATAAACGAAGCTCAGGGCCTCTGGCACATGGGACAGCGCGACATCGTCTGGATGCGCGTAAGCAAACAAGCGTACAACGACGGCATCACTCTTGAGCACTTAGGCATAATCCAGGCGACTATGGCAAAGCACAGATTTAATTCCATCGTCGACAAGGTGCAGGTCACACTTTATGTTGATGAGAAAGATGTGCTTGAACTTCAGGACCAGGCAAGAGCTACATATAAAGAAAGAGATCACAGGCTTGCTGGATTGACAGACGAATCAGTTGACACATTTTATTCATGCCTGCTCTGTCAGTCATTCGCCCCTTCTCATGTCTGCGTGATAAGCCCTGAGAGACTCGGTCTCTGCGGAGCGTACAACTGGCTCGACTGCAAGGCTGCTTTTGAGATATCCCCTACAGGAGGCAACCAGCCTATTCTGAAGGGAGAGGCAACCGACGCAATGAAAGGAAGGTGGACAGGCGTTGACGATTACCTGAAGGCGAATTCAGGCGGCGCCATCGAGACCCTGAACCTCTACACAATAATGGACAACCCCATGACATCATGCGGCTGCTTTGAATGCATTATAGCCCTGATACCGGAGGCAAACGGCGTCATGATCGTCAACCGCGGATATTCAGGAATGACACCTGCCGGAATGAAGTTCTCTACTCTCGCAGGCGCGGTCGGCGGCGGAATGCAGAACCCGGGATTCATGGGCATCGGCGTCAACTTTGTAACCAGCAAAAAGTTCCTCTACGCTGACGGCGGCATCAAGAGGATTGTCTGGATGTCTAAGAACCTTAAAGAGCGTGTGGCTGAAGAGTTTAAAGAACTGGCAAAAGAGGCTGGTGCGCCGGACCTCTTTGACAAGATAGCAGATGAGTCAATAGCGGAAGATTCAGAGAAATTATTAGAGTACCTCTCAAGCGTCGGGCATCCGGCACTTGAGATGGATCCGATGTTCTAA
- the cooS gene encoding anaerobic carbon-monoxide dehydrogenase catalytic subunit, translating into MDKPVKSASTSAEEIIHWATDHKIDTCFDRAEKMKPCPIGETGACCKVCHMGPCRLIGKNAEEEARGVCGATLATVAARNMVRMIAAGTSAHSDHARDMAMTLLSVANGEAKDFKITDVKKLYKVAGYLDIEFEGRPVNDVARDVATMLIEDFGRQKGEINFAKRAPKKTLARWRKWKIVPRGIDREIVEAMHRTNIGVDHDPDHLLTHGLKVALADGWGGCMISTDISDILFGTPTPVKAEASFGIFKEDEVNLIVHGHEPTLAEVIVDTVSEPAMIEYAKSKGAKGINLGGMCCTANEILMRHGIPTAGGFTNQELGIMTGMIDAMTVDVQCIMPAITEVSKQFHTKIITTSEKAMIQGAVHIEYDEHRAKEVAREIIKLACDNFPNRTTKGSHISHKATLIGGFSHEYIEYMQGGRWRGSFRPLNDAIMAGRIRGVVGLAGCDNPRVASTGIHKYLVNELIKNDVLIVSTGCGSAACGTAGYLTPEMALENAGPGLREVCEAIGIPPILHLGACVDNSRILTIASAMAAEGGLSDEIGGMPAVGIAPEWMSEKAIAIGCYFAASGVPCIFGGESPVGASSEVTKIMTETWMERFKGALHFEPVPEKMLELALKYIDDARDALKLRKYEPGKFGAERVLMDMAARREIAPHAGVGGINESQG; encoded by the coding sequence ATGGATAAACCCGTAAAGAGCGCAAGCACTTCAGCAGAAGAGATAATTCATTGGGCAACAGACCACAAAATAGATACATGCTTTGACCGTGCTGAGAAGATGAAGCCCTGCCCTATCGGTGAGACCGGGGCATGCTGCAAAGTATGTCACATGGGGCCGTGCAGGCTCATAGGCAAGAATGCGGAAGAAGAGGCAAGAGGCGTCTGCGGCGCGACCCTTGCAACAGTTGCGGCAAGGAATATGGTGAGGATGATAGCAGCCGGCACTTCAGCACATTCCGACCATGCCCGCGATATGGCGATGACGCTCCTCTCAGTTGCAAATGGAGAGGCAAAAGATTTCAAGATAACAGATGTTAAGAAACTATATAAGGTTGCCGGATATCTTGACATCGAGTTTGAAGGCAGGCCTGTCAATGATGTTGCAAGAGATGTCGCAACCATGCTGATAGAGGATTTCGGCAGACAGAAAGGCGAGATAAATTTTGCAAAGAGGGCGCCGAAAAAGACGCTTGCGAGATGGAGAAAATGGAAGATCGTTCCCCGCGGCATTGACAGGGAGATCGTTGAGGCTATGCACCGCACTAACATCGGCGTTGACCATGACCCTGACCACCTTCTCACGCACGGCCTGAAGGTCGCTCTTGCTGACGGCTGGGGCGGATGCATGATCTCAACCGACATAAGCGATATACTCTTTGGAACTCCGACACCTGTCAAGGCAGAGGCGAGCTTCGGCATATTCAAGGAAGATGAGGTCAACCTTATCGTCCATGGCCATGAGCCGACACTTGCAGAGGTGATAGTAGATACGGTATCAGAACCTGCGATGATCGAATACGCAAAATCAAAGGGCGCCAAAGGCATCAACCTCGGCGGCATGTGCTGTACAGCAAACGAGATACTGATGAGGCATGGCATCCCAACCGCGGGCGGATTTACGAATCAGGAACTCGGCATCATGACCGGCATGATAGATGCCATGACCGTTGACGTGCAGTGCATTATGCCTGCCATCACAGAGGTCTCAAAGCAGTTTCACACCAAGATAATCACAACAAGTGAAAAGGCGATGATACAGGGAGCTGTGCATATTGAGTATGATGAGCACAGGGCAAAAGAAGTTGCAAGAGAGATCATCAAACTGGCATGCGACAACTTCCCGAACAGAACGACAAAGGGCAGCCATATATCTCATAAGGCAACTCTTATCGGCGGCTTTTCCCATGAATACATCGAATACATGCAGGGCGGCAGGTGGAGAGGTTCATTCAGGCCGCTTAACGATGCGATTATGGCAGGCAGGATACGCGGCGTTGTCGGCTTGGCAGGATGCGACAACCCGAGAGTAGCATCAACCGGTATACACAAATACCTTGTGAACGAACTTATCAAAAATGATGTTCTTATAGTATCAACAGGCTGCGGCTCAGCAGCATGCGGAACCGCCGGATACCTCACACCTGAGATGGCGCTTGAGAATGCAGGTCCCGGATTAAGAGAGGTCTGTGAGGCTATCGGTATCCCCCCTATCCTTCACCTCGGTGCATGTGTAGACAATTCAAGGATACTGACGATAGCTTCTGCAATGGCTGCTGAAGGCGGGCTGTCAGATGAGATAGGCGGAATGCCTGCCGTTGGTATCGCCCCAGAGTGGATGTCTGAAAAGGCTATAGCGATCGGATGTTATTTCGCAGCATCAGGCGTTCCATGTATATTCGGCGGCGAGTCGCCTGTCGGAGCAAGCTCTGAAGTTACCAAGATAATGACCGAGACATGGATGGAAAGGTTCAAGGGCGCGCTTCATTTTGAGCCTGTCCCTGAAAAGATGCTTGAGCTTGCGCTTAAGTATATTGACGATGCAAGAGACGCGTTAAAGCTGAGAAAATACGAGCCCGGTAAATTCGGAGCAGAGAGAGTGCTCATGGATATGGCAGCGAGAAGAGAGATCGCGCCCCACGCCGGAGTCGGAGGGATAAATGAATCTCAAGGTTGA
- a CDS encoding acetyl-CoA decarbonylase/synthase complex subunit delta, whose translation MSFVTPKESYNGKVLSLDFGKDDKAVMIGGDTSLPFLTFEGEVPNKPLIAYEIQDIAPDDWSDTVKDAYKDVSGDPVTWAKYCQDKLGAKAIALRLISTHPDRDNRSAEEAAKTVKDVLSAINVPLIILGSNNIEKDSLVLVAAAEAASGYNCIIGKAQEGNYKTIVAAALAHNHKLIAMSELDINLAKQLNILITQMGFDKSRLITDPMCSALGYGLEYTYSVMERIRLAGLVQNDATMQPPIIGDVGIYVWKTKETTAPDVEGWGTLNERGIAWESVTATSMLMAGANLLIMRHPKAVETLNKVIEELA comes from the coding sequence ATGTCTTTTGTGACACCGAAAGAAAGCTACAACGGAAAAGTCCTCTCACTGGACTTTGGCAAAGATGATAAAGCGGTGATGATCGGAGGAGATACCTCCCTGCCCTTTCTCACATTTGAAGGTGAAGTGCCGAACAAGCCTCTTATAGCGTACGAGATCCAGGACATTGCGCCGGACGACTGGTCTGACACTGTAAAAGACGCGTACAAAGATGTAAGCGGCGATCCTGTGACATGGGCCAAATACTGCCAGGACAAATTAGGCGCCAAAGCCATTGCATTAAGGCTCATAAGCACACATCCTGACAGAGATAATCGTTCAGCTGAAGAAGCTGCAAAGACGGTAAAAGATGTGCTTTCAGCAATCAATGTCCCTCTGATAATCCTCGGCTCCAACAATATTGAGAAGGACTCGTTAGTCCTTGTAGCTGCTGCTGAGGCTGCAAGCGGATACAACTGCATCATCGGTAAGGCGCAGGAAGGCAATTACAAGACCATCGTAGCTGCCGCTCTTGCACATAACCATAAGCTTATCGCGATGTCTGAACTCGACATCAACCTTGCAAAACAGCTGAACATCCTTATCACGCAGATGGGCTTTGACAAATCAAGGCTGATAACCGACCCGATGTGCTCTGCATTAGGCTACGGGCTTGAGTATACATATTCCGTCATGGAGAGGATAAGGCTCGCGGGCCTTGTTCAGAACGATGCCACAATGCAGCCGCCCATTATCGGCGACGTCGGCATTTATGTATGGAAGACAAAAGAGACTACAGCGCCTGACGTTGAGGGCTGGGGCACGCTTAATGAAAGAGGCATCGCATGGGAAAGCGTTACTGCAACCTCCATGCTCATGGCCGGCGCGAACCTGCTGATAATGAGGCATCCAAAGGCTGTTGAGACTCTGAATAAAGTTATTGAGGAACTTGCTTAA